The sequence ATCATTTTTGATTTTCTCACCTTTGGTTACCATTTTAGCATTGTCCAGATAAAGGTGAAGGGTTCTGCCAACAACTTCTATATTGAGTTTTTCTATTGACTCAGTACTTGAATGAACATTGACAGACTCAAATTCGCTCTCAACAAAATTTACAGCTATATGTGGGCTTACAATGACCTTGTCAAAGCGTTCAACAGTAACTTTTTTAAGTTGACCAAAAGAATACCCATAGAACAGAACAAAACCGATGATGAGCAGTTTTTGAGTATACTTTTGCGTTTTTGATGATTTCATAACTATTCGTCTTTTGATTGATGATTTTGTTTTTTGATTAATGAATAAACCCCTCGGTTTTTACTTACACCATTGCTCCCATGGGTTTGTTTTGACTTTCCGTAACAATTTGCCCATCAAATAAGTTGATGACTCTGTGTGCATAATGGGAATCTCTATCGGAATGTGTTACCATAACAATGGTTGTACCCTCTTGATTAAGTTCTGTGAGCAGGTTCATAACCTCAATTCCATTTTTGGAATCCAAGTTACCTGTAGGCTCATCCGCAAGAATTAATTTTGGATTGGTTACTACTGCTCTTGATATAGCAACTCTTTGCTGTTGACCACCAGAAAGCTGTTGTGGAAAATGTTTTTCGCGATGCGCGATTTTCATGCGTTCCAACACTCTTTTTACATTCTCTTTGCGCTCGGACTTATTCATTTTTAAATAAATCAAAGGGAGTTCCACGTTTTCATAAACAGTTAACTCATCAATAAGGTTAAAGCTCTGGAAAACAAAGCCTAAATTCCCCTTTCGCAATTGCGTTCGTTGACTCTCTCGTAACCCTCCAACTTCATGTCCTGCAAATTGGTAACTTCCATCCGTAGGATTGTCCAGCATACCAATAATGTTTAGCAAAGTTGATTTTCCACAACCTGAAGGTCCCATGATAGCTACGAATTCCCCGTCGGCCACTTTAAGGTTTACACCATTTAATGCTAGCGTTTCTACTTCCTCTGTTTTGAAACTCTTTTTTAAATCCTGTATTTGTATCATCTTATTCGTTATTGTTTTTTTAAACTTTCTTGGTTAGGTTTCTTTAAAGACCTGTTTTATAGCGGTTTGTTTCAGTAAACCTGTAATTAATTCTTATTCCTGTTCAGTATTGATTTAATCTGCGTTAATTCCGTTTTTATGAAGGGTTAAACAAATGGTCTTAAAACCAAGGTCCATTTCTATTTCCTCCCCTTCATCTTCTATGTACTCAATGGAATTTAAATCGAAATAAACTTCATATGGAGAGAAACCAACTGGCAAATAGTTGGCTGTATTGAAACCTAATTCCACAGTTTCATCCTCTACATAATTAATGGATTCAACTCCGACTATGTCTGTATAGGGATCAAACCCTTTTGGTAAATTATATGTGGTATCAAAATCCAACTGTAATGTGTCTTCCTCTTCAATATATATGATGGAATTCAAATCAAAATAGAATTCATAGGGACTAAAACCCTCTGGAAGATAAGCACTGGTATCAAAGCCTAAATCAATTTCTGATTCTTCCTCAACAAATTCAATTTCATCTAGATTCAGGGTAAAGTAATCTTTGATTACCTCAGTATTGATGGTCAATACAGTAAAATGGTTCTCAAACGCACTAACAGTTTTAGTGGTTGTCTGCACAACCATTCTCGTACTTTGTTGTTCTTCGGCTACGGCGGTACTACTTATGAGTAAACATCCGTAAATCATTAATAGCTTGTTCATTTTTTGATGTATTTCTTTTATTTTAAAACGATTCTTTCTGCAGTTCCAAAACTGTCATAGTTGCTGGTGATTACCTGTTCACCCGGCTCTAAACCTTCCAACACTTCATAGTATCTTGAGTTTTGCTTTCCAATACGGATGTTTCGTTTTACGGCCTCGTTTTCATTTGTGCCCACTACAAAAACCCACTGCCCTCCGGTACTTTGAAAGAAACCTCCTTTTGGAAGTAACAGTGCATCATTAGAAGCACCAAGCTGTAATTTTATATTGTAGCTCTGTCCAGCTCTTATAGTTTCTGGCTTGTTATCTGTAAAAACTAGATCCACTTTAAACCGTCCACTTCTAACTTCTGGATATACCTTACGTAAACGAAGGCCATATTCTTTTCCGTTTCTTTCCAATGTTGCTGAAAGATCTCGTTTTATACGATCTATATAATGCTCGTCTATTTCTGCTTCAATTTTAAAATCTGTCAGTACATTCACTACCCCAATACGTTCACCTTGTGCAATGCTCTGTCCTATTTCAGCATCTAAAAAACCCAATTGTCCATCAGCGGGAGCCCTAACATTTAAATGGTCCAAACGCTCATAAACCATGGATAAGGTCTTTTGCATACGTTGTAAATCTGTATCCAACCCTGTTAGCGAGGTTCTTCTTAATTGATCATCTTGTTCAGTTTGAATCTTTACGATGTCATGCTGCTTTTTAGACAACTCATAGTTTTCCTTGGCGGTTAAATACACTTCTTTAGAAACCAGCTCGTCCTTGTAAAGTGCTTCGTTTTGTTCATAATTCCTTTTAAGGCGTTGTAGGTCATATTCGGCAGTGGCCAAAGACCTCTTCCCTTCTACTTGTCTAGAATCAAAGGTCAGTTTAGTGGAGCGCAAATCGTTTTGTTTTAGGGCCAAGTTGCTTTCACTGGCCAAGATTTGCTCATAAAGCATCATGTTTTCCAACTTTAGGATGATGTCTCCTTTCTTGACCATGGTACCTTCTTCTATTAACTTTTCGGATACGCGACCTCCTTCATAGGCGTCCATATAAATAGTGGCAATTGGGGCCACCGAACCATTTATAGTGATGTAATCATCAAACTTACCTTGAGTTACCTGTGCTATTGAAAGACGT is a genomic window of Flagellimonas sp. CMM7 containing:
- a CDS encoding ABC transporter ATP-binding protein, translating into MIQIQDLKKSFKTEEVETLALNGVNLKVADGEFVAIMGPSGCGKSTLLNIIGMLDNPTDGSYQFAGHEVGGLRESQRTQLRKGNLGFVFQSFNLIDELTVYENVELPLIYLKMNKSERKENVKRVLERMKIAHREKHFPQQLSGGQQQRVAISRAVVTNPKLILADEPTGNLDSKNGIEVMNLLTELNQEGTTIVMVTHSDRDSHYAHRVINLFDGQIVTESQNKPMGAMV
- a CDS encoding efflux RND transporter periplasmic adaptor subunit — translated: MDIQLEKRKGLRPKHYGYIALGALVLFTGWKLLFANSVSTFRTEKERLSIAQVTQGKFDDYITINGSVAPIATIYMDAYEGGRVSEKLIEEGTMVKKGDIILKLENMMLYEQILASESNLALKQNDLRSTKLTFDSRQVEGKRSLATAEYDLQRLKRNYEQNEALYKDELVSKEVYLTAKENYELSKKQHDIVKIQTEQDDQLRRTSLTGLDTDLQRMQKTLSMVYERLDHLNVRAPADGQLGFLDAEIGQSIAQGERIGVVNVLTDFKIEAEIDEHYIDRIKRDLSATLERNGKEYGLRLRKVYPEVRSGRFKVDLVFTDNKPETIRAGQSYNIKLQLGASNDALLLPKGGFFQSTGGQWVFVVGTNENEAVKRNIRIGKQNSRYYEVLEGLEPGEQVITSNYDSFGTAERIVLK